The following proteins are encoded in a genomic region of Bufo bufo chromosome 11, aBufBuf1.1, whole genome shotgun sequence:
- the LOC120981557 gene encoding olfactory receptor 5V1-like: protein MKNSNETFTYRFILIGLSTNSFLQPLYFVILLTMYIVTVTGNFLIIVVVKTEPQLQTPMYFFLSNLSLIDLCFSSTIVPKLLMNTLTKNKSISFWGCAFQMYFHLALGGTECIILAIMAYDRYVAICRPLHYNTIMNLKLCVLLSVGTWSSNFLNSIYYAYTTFRLPYCRSKHVNHYFCEMPPLFRLSCKDTLMNEIAVYISGGIVGLCSFILTLLSYVQIISTILRIHSSTGRRKVFSTCFSHLSVVSLYYGAIVFTYLRPRGSYSVVRDRSVSILYTVVTPMFNPIIYSIRNKEVKEGVKKIFFNRYPQSTILKFHH from the coding sequence atgaaaAACTCAAATGAAACATTTACCTACAGATTTATCTTGATTGGTCTTTCCACTAATTCATTCCTCCAACCATTATATTTTGTAATATTATTGACCATGTATATAGTCACTGTAACAGGCAACTTTTTGATCATTGTAGTGGTAAAAACAGAACCCCAACTTCAGACCCCCATGTACTTTTTTCTCAGTAACCTCTCATTAATTGACCTCTGCTTTTCCTCCACCATCGTGCCAAAACTTCTGATGAATACATTGACTAAAAATAAGAGCATTTCATTCTGGGGATGTGCCTTTCAGATGTATTTCCATCTTGCTTTGGGAGGAACAGAGTGTATTATTTTGGCAATCATGGCCTATGATAGATATGTGGCCATCTGTCGTCCCTTACACTACAACACCATCATGAACCTAAAGCTTTGTGTTCTTCTTTCTGTTGGAACCTGGTCTTCAAATTTCTTGAACTCAATTTACTATGCATATACTACTTTCCGGCTACCCTACTGTAGATCTAAACATGTGAATCACTACTTCTGTGAGATGCCTCCTCTCTTCCGACTGTCTTGTAAAGACACTTTAATGAATGAAATAGCAGTATATATCTCAGGTGGAATTGTAGGTCTCTGCTCTTTTATATTGACACTTCTGTCCTATGTTCAAATCATTTCGACAATCTTGAGGATCCACTCAAGCACTGGAAGGCGCAAAGTCTTCTCTACTTGCTTTTCCCACCTTTCAGTTGTTTCTCTTTACTATGGTGCCATTGTTTTCACATATTTACGTCCTCGGGGAAGCTACTCTGTTGTTCGAGACAGATCTGTGTCCATTCTATATACTGTTGTTACTCCCATGTTTAACCCCATTATTTATAGCATAAGAAACAAAGAAGTCAAAGAAGGTGtgaagaaaatattttttaacaGATATCCTCAGTCTACAATTCTCAAATTCCATCACTGA